The following are encoded in a window of Solibacillus sp. FSL R7-0668 genomic DNA:
- a CDS encoding 3-hydroxyacyl-CoA dehydrogenase/enoyl-CoA hydratase family protein, translating to MSYNIQKVAVLGSGVMGSGIAAHLANIGIPTLLLDIAPNELTKEEEAKGLTLDSKAVKNRFVNSAMQKLVKQKPAPLSAKKNLALITPGNFDDDFDKLKNVDWIIEVIVEKLDIKKGLFEKIDAIRKPGTIVSSNTSGVSINAMAEGRSEDFQAHFLGTHFFNPPRYLKLLEVIPSTTTKPEVVEFMQTYGEDVLGKGVVIAKDTPNFIANRIGTYGLIVTMNEMIARNYSVGEVDSVTGPIIGRPKSATFRTLDVVGLDTFAHVSKNVYDQTTGAEQQIFDESPILNKMIANGWLGAKSGQGFFKKEGKNILELNLSTFEYEPTKKLVAPSLEMAKQAKGPGGKLKTLIYAKDRVGELLWHSFAPTLIYSAQLMGEIADDIVAIDNAMKWGFGWAQGPFEMWDAIGVEKSVEKMKEEGYEIPAFVTGLLDKGLTTFYSEIDGDLAYYNGTEYVKVPVNEKAIDLKRYKKKHGVIKSNSGASLIDLGDGIALLEFHSKSNAIGLDIIQMINYAIDEVEKNYKGLVIGNQGKNFCVGANLAMILMEAQDDNIFELDFVIKSFQQAMRRIKYAAKPVVAAPFQMALGGGAEVCLPAAHIQASAETYLGLVEVGVGLIPGGGGNIGLYEKFIKGLPNGVEVDYQHIANKVFETVAMAKVSTSGEEARENNFLDFADGVSVNPDHLIYDAKQAALALADAGYTAPVKKPVKVVGAPGYATLLLGAQGMFDSGFISEHDLKIAKKLAYVIAGGKVPYGTEVTEEYLLNLEKQAFLELVADQKSQMRMQHMLVKGKPLRN from the coding sequence GTGTCTTACAACATTCAAAAAGTAGCGGTTTTAGGTTCAGGGGTTATGGGTTCAGGTATTGCAGCACATTTAGCAAATATCGGTATTCCTACATTATTATTAGATATCGCACCTAACGAGCTGACGAAGGAAGAAGAGGCAAAGGGTTTAACACTTGATTCAAAGGCGGTAAAAAATCGTTTTGTAAATTCGGCTATGCAAAAATTAGTAAAGCAAAAGCCAGCACCACTTTCAGCGAAAAAAAATCTAGCCTTAATTACACCGGGGAACTTTGATGATGATTTTGACAAATTAAAAAATGTGGATTGGATCATCGAAGTTATCGTAGAAAAATTAGACATTAAAAAAGGGTTATTCGAAAAGATTGATGCCATTCGTAAACCAGGCACAATCGTTTCATCCAATACATCAGGGGTAAGCATTAACGCGATGGCAGAAGGTCGTTCGGAAGATTTCCAAGCACACTTCCTGGGCACACATTTCTTCAACCCACCACGCTATTTAAAATTATTAGAGGTTATTCCGTCAACTACGACAAAGCCAGAAGTAGTCGAGTTCATGCAAACATACGGTGAAGATGTCCTTGGTAAAGGGGTCGTAATTGCCAAAGATACACCAAACTTCATCGCCAACCGAATCGGTACGTACGGGTTAATCGTGACGATGAATGAAATGATCGCACGCAACTACTCAGTAGGTGAAGTGGATTCAGTAACAGGCCCAATTATTGGCCGTCCAAAATCGGCAACATTCCGTACGCTAGATGTAGTTGGTTTAGATACATTTGCACATGTGTCAAAAAATGTATACGACCAAACAACAGGCGCGGAACAGCAAATATTTGATGAATCACCAATCTTAAATAAGATGATTGCAAATGGTTGGTTAGGTGCGAAATCAGGTCAGGGCTTCTTCAAAAAAGAGGGCAAAAACATTTTAGAGCTAAACTTATCAACCTTTGAATACGAGCCAACGAAAAAGCTTGTAGCACCATCACTTGAAATGGCAAAGCAAGCTAAGGGCCCGGGTGGCAAATTAAAAACATTAATTTACGCAAAAGACCGTGTAGGCGAATTATTATGGCATTCATTTGCACCAACATTAATTTACTCAGCGCAGCTAATGGGTGAAATTGCAGACGATATCGTAGCCATCGATAACGCGATGAAATGGGGCTTTGGCTGGGCACAGGGTCCATTTGAAATGTGGGATGCAATCGGCGTAGAAAAGTCAGTCGAAAAAATGAAAGAAGAAGGCTATGAGATTCCTGCATTTGTTACAGGATTACTAGATAAGGGCCTTACAACCTTCTATTCAGAAATTGACGGCGACCTAGCATACTACAACGGCACTGAGTACGTAAAAGTACCGGTAAATGAAAAAGCAATTGACTTGAAGCGCTACAAGAAAAAGCATGGCGTCATTAAATCTAATTCAGGTGCAAGTCTAATTGATTTAGGGGATGGCATTGCCTTACTTGAATTCCACTCAAAATCAAATGCAATCGGCTTAGATATTATACAAATGATTAACTATGCGATTGATGAGGTAGAGAAAAACTATAAAGGGCTTGTGATTGGTAACCAAGGTAAAAACTTCTGTGTAGGAGCCAACCTTGCGATGATTTTAATGGAAGCACAAGATGATAATATTTTCGAGCTTGATTTTGTAATCAAGTCATTCCAACAAGCAATGCGACGTATTAAATATGCTGCAAAGCCAGTCGTTGCAGCCCCATTCCAAATGGCTTTAGGTGGTGGTGCAGAAGTATGTTTACCTGCTGCACATATCCAAGCATCGGCTGAAACGTATTTAGGTCTTGTTGAAGTAGGTGTTGGTTTAATCCCAGGTGGTGGCGGTAATATCGGACTTTATGAAAAGTTCATTAAAGGCTTACCAAATGGCGTTGAAGTAGACTACCAACATATCGCCAACAAAGTATTTGAAACCGTTGCGATGGCCAAAGTTTCAACATCAGGCGAGGAAGCGCGTGAAAACAACTTCCTAGACTTTGCAGATGGCGTTTCCGTAAACCCAGATCATTTAATTTATGATGCAAAACAAGCAGCGTTAGCACTAGCGGATGCAGGCTACACAGCACCTGTGAAAAAGCCTGTGAAAGTAGTCGGCGCACCAGGTTATGCAACATTATTATTAGGCGCTCAAGGAATGTTTGATTCAGGTTTCATTTCAGAGCATGATTTAAAAATTGCGAAAAAGCTTGCCTATGTAATCGCGGGTGGTAAAGTGCCATATGGAACAGAAGTAACAGAAGAATACCTATTAAACTTAGAAAAACAAGCATTCCTAGAGCTAGTTGCAGACCAAAAATCACAAATGCGTATGCAGCACATGCTAGTAAAAGGAAAGCCATTACGTAACTAA
- a CDS encoding thioredoxin family protein, with translation MQEITTIEQFTELTTTDKAVIVKFFAGWCPDCTRMDMFIDPIIEEYNQYDWYSLNRDNFPDLAEKYQVMGIPSLLIFKNGEKLAHLHSANAKSPAQVEEFLNAQA, from the coding sequence ATGCAAGAAATTACAACAATTGAACAGTTTACTGAATTAACAACTACAGACAAAGCGGTTATCGTGAAGTTTTTCGCTGGCTGGTGCCCGGACTGCACACGTATGGATATGTTTATCGATCCAATTATTGAAGAATACAACCAATATGACTGGTACTCACTAAACCGTGATAACTTCCCCGATTTAGCAGAGAAATATCAAGTCATGGGTATTCCATCATTATTAATCTTCAAAAACGGTGAAAAATTAGCTCACTTACATAGTGCTAATGCAAAATCACCTGCACAAGTTGAAGAATTCTTAAACGCACAAGCGTAA
- a CDS encoding sigma-70 family RNA polymerase sigma factor: MQLEQLIRTHGEELLRLAYTYVKNQQAAEDIVQDVLLKAFEQQEKFRGEASYRTYLFRMTINRSYDYLRSWSYKNTILIEKIQQIFKGTKSAEQEVLVLTENRLLGEAVLNLPMKYREAIILYYYKELKIEEIADLLACSDNTVKTRLRRGREKLKQTLEGGAWDDEFSNEKSY; this comes from the coding sequence ATGCAGCTAGAGCAATTGATTCGAACACATGGTGAAGAGTTACTGCGCCTTGCTTATACATATGTGAAAAATCAACAGGCGGCAGAAGATATCGTACAGGATGTGCTACTGAAAGCCTTTGAGCAGCAGGAAAAATTTCGTGGAGAAGCCAGTTACCGTACGTATTTATTCCGCATGACCATAAATCGTAGCTATGATTACTTACGCAGTTGGAGCTACAAAAATACCATTCTTATAGAAAAAATTCAGCAAATTTTTAAAGGAACGAAATCTGCAGAGCAGGAAGTACTCGTTTTAACCGAAAATCGTTTATTAGGTGAGGCTGTGCTCAATTTGCCGATGAAGTACCGAGAAGCCATTATTTTATACTATTATAAAGAGCTAAAAATTGAAGAAATTGCGGACTTGCTCGCTTGTTCAGATAATACGGTGAAAACAAGGCTAAGGCGCGGACGAGAAAAACTAAAGCAAACGCTAGAAGGAGGTGCGTGGGATGACGAGTTCTCAAATGAAAAAAGCTATTGA
- a CDS encoding C39 family peptidase, producing MRVLLNVNGRSQYSAEIRPEFQNSACGPTTAHVILTYLCQKNDAVLTHDINELYTLLGGTKIGLFKWRMIRNLRKLLGENWCVEECTLTQAIEQLREGNPVAMRFDVYFSGQFLSKHKPLYNYHWVPLIGYEIKDSELYLTIHDNGGRNRDSQVRSFKYDDNRKVLNFIKVAPKQR from the coding sequence ATGCGAGTACTACTAAATGTAAACGGACGGTCCCAATATAGTGCAGAGATTCGACCGGAGTTTCAAAACTCTGCATGCGGACCAACGACAGCGCATGTCATTTTAACTTATTTATGCCAAAAGAACGATGCCGTGCTCACACATGATATTAATGAATTGTATACATTGCTCGGTGGTACAAAAATTGGGCTTTTTAAATGGCGCATGATTCGTAATTTACGTAAGCTGCTTGGCGAGAATTGGTGTGTGGAGGAATGCACCTTAACACAGGCCATCGAGCAACTACGCGAAGGCAATCCTGTGGCGATGCGCTTTGATGTTTATTTTTCAGGGCAGTTTTTATCCAAACATAAGCCGCTTTATAACTACCATTGGGTACCCCTCATTGGCTACGAAATTAAAGACAGCGAACTATACTTGACAATTCATGATAATGGAGGTCGCAATCGCGATAGCCAAGTGCGCTCCTTTAAATATGATGACAATCGTAAAGTATTAAACTTCATCAAAGTCGCACCAAAACAGCGTTAG
- a CDS encoding endospore germination permease: MKSIGKISVLHIVFLSMTVIGLKNHVTIIPSLLNGAGRDSWMSVILAALITIPWLFIIIYIQKQLQSDSVRMRLLENYPRIGNVIIYIIVFYLLLMAAFTMRETLQWVSTTFLIETPVLLLFFFFSIVCILLAVSSVYSLTMANVIVLFGVVIFGFFVAFVNMQIKDYKLLLPFFEHGFTPIIKTILYPVSGYFELLLLLFIQQHFKKKLNFKHLLIILFILLGLTIGPLVGAITEFGPTEAAKQRYPAFEEWRIAKIGSFISHMDFFSIYQWLTGTFIRVGFLLFISIELLGMTGQKKRIWETVAPAFIFLSLPLFLINDSIFIEIKGKYFLVSTSLFFFILAFLFLFLLRKRSNNKVDRHASN, translated from the coding sequence ATGAAATCAATTGGTAAAATTAGTGTCCTTCATATTGTTTTTTTATCGATGACAGTGATAGGCTTGAAAAATCATGTGACGATCATTCCTTCATTATTAAACGGCGCTGGACGTGATTCATGGATGTCGGTCATTTTAGCTGCGCTCATCACAATTCCATGGCTATTCATCATTATTTATATTCAAAAGCAGCTTCAATCTGATTCCGTTCGTATGCGTCTGCTTGAAAATTACCCGAGAATTGGCAATGTCATCATCTATATCATTGTTTTTTACTTATTATTAATGGCAGCCTTCACGATGCGCGAAACATTACAATGGGTGTCAACAACTTTCTTGATTGAAACACCAGTTCTCCTGCTATTTTTCTTCTTTTCAATTGTTTGTATTTTATTAGCCGTATCTTCTGTATACAGTCTTACAATGGCCAATGTCATTGTTCTATTTGGTGTCGTTATTTTTGGTTTTTTCGTTGCCTTTGTCAATATGCAAATAAAAGACTATAAATTATTACTGCCATTTTTTGAGCATGGCTTTACGCCAATAATTAAAACGATACTGTATCCCGTTTCTGGCTATTTTGAACTACTCTTACTTTTATTTATTCAGCAGCATTTCAAGAAAAAATTAAACTTTAAGCATTTACTCATTATACTTTTCATTCTTCTTGGCTTAACGATTGGTCCATTGGTAGGGGCCATTACAGAATTTGGTCCAACAGAGGCTGCCAAACAACGCTATCCCGCATTTGAAGAATGGCGGATCGCAAAAATTGGTAGCTTTATTTCGCATATGGATTTCTTTTCAATATACCAATGGCTAACAGGTACGTTTATACGCGTTGGCTTTTTGCTATTTATTTCAATTGAACTACTCGGGATGACAGGTCAAAAAAAGCGGATTTGGGAAACTGTTGCACCCGCGTTTATTTTTTTATCATTGCCACTGTTTTTAATAAATGACAGTATATTTATCGAAATTAAAGGGAAGTATTTTTTAGTAAGTACATCTTTGTTCTTTTTCATTTTAGCATTTTTATTCCTGTTCCTTTTACGAAAGAGATCAAACAATAAGGTGGATCGCCATGCATCAAATTGA
- a CDS encoding spore germination protein: MHQIDTNSLKEQFKHCQDIHFQTYLFQATNVTLITCEAMIDKYSLNEIIVPRLQTICSDPDTQLTEDLLLQNLYLPDLQQITDLNDAVSNVFGGFVLIYVEKLQTLFASNIEKKPNRSPEETKLEVQIKGPRDNFIEDLATNIALIRKRLPTNSLAVEKLTIGERSKTKLAILYFQDIADLAILKEIKQDLQSVHTDVLLSSESLMERFHKQSYFVPLNDTTGRPDFAVMSLSAGRFVILVDGVSYAVITPINLLMLLKAGEDIDYPAVTTSIERVLRIFSILIALLLPAFWLALTTFHQEQIPFPLLATIVQANTGLPLPSAIEMLGMLFMFELFREAGLRLPSVLGGSISVVGGLIIGDAAIRSGITSPAMIVVIAISTIATFTLVNQSLVTTVSMIRVCFIIATSIFGLFGLFLSIYLVILYLANLRVYGVPYLNFTANLSWANLKVSLFRPPLKFYKKRTDMNTLQDKTKEGDS, encoded by the coding sequence ATGCATCAAATTGATACAAACTCGTTAAAAGAGCAATTTAAACATTGTCAGGATATTCACTTTCAAACGTATTTATTTCAAGCAACTAATGTAACCCTTATCACTTGTGAGGCAATGATAGACAAGTATTCACTAAATGAAATTATTGTACCGAGACTTCAAACAATTTGTAGTGACCCAGATACGCAGTTAACAGAGGATTTACTATTACAAAATTTATATCTCCCTGATTTACAACAAATTACAGATTTAAATGATGCGGTATCAAATGTATTTGGAGGCTTTGTCCTCATCTATGTGGAAAAGCTCCAAACCCTATTTGCAAGTAATATTGAAAAAAAACCAAATCGAAGCCCAGAAGAAACTAAATTAGAAGTTCAAATAAAAGGGCCTCGAGACAACTTTATTGAAGATTTAGCTACTAATATTGCGCTCATTCGTAAGCGACTCCCTACGAATTCACTAGCAGTAGAAAAGCTAACGATTGGGGAACGCTCGAAAACGAAATTGGCTATTCTTTATTTTCAAGATATCGCGGATTTAGCAATATTAAAGGAAATCAAACAGGATTTGCAATCTGTTCACACGGATGTGCTATTAAGCAGCGAGTCGCTAATGGAGCGTTTTCATAAACAATCGTATTTTGTACCCCTTAACGATACAACAGGGCGTCCAGATTTTGCAGTTATGTCACTTTCAGCGGGACGTTTCGTCATTCTTGTTGATGGTGTATCTTATGCGGTCATTACACCGATTAATTTATTAATGCTCTTAAAAGCCGGTGAAGATATCGATTATCCTGCAGTAACAACCTCTATCGAACGAGTGCTGCGAATTTTTAGTATTCTCATTGCTTTACTTTTACCTGCTTTTTGGCTTGCGTTAACGACCTTTCATCAAGAGCAAATCCCGTTTCCATTGCTTGCTACAATCGTTCAAGCGAATACTGGATTACCGCTCCCTTCAGCTATTGAAATGCTTGGTATGTTGTTCATGTTTGAGTTGTTTCGAGAAGCTGGGTTGCGCCTCCCTAGTGTACTTGGTGGGTCAATTAGTGTCGTTGGGGGACTTATTATTGGAGATGCCGCAATACGATCAGGTATAACAAGCCCTGCGATGATTGTTGTCATTGCGATTTCAACCATTGCAACCTTTACACTTGTCAATCAATCGCTTGTCACAACGGTCAGTATGATACGAGTTTGCTTTATTATCGCAACTTCTATTTTTGGTTTATTTGGCTTATTTTTATCAATTTATTTAGTTATTCTTTATTTAGCGAATTTGCGCGTTTACGGTGTGCCTTATCTCAACTTTACCGCAAATTTATCTTGGGCAAACTTAAAAGTATCTTTATTCCGTCCACCGTTAAAATTTTATAAAAAGCGTACAGACATGAACACGCTTCAAGATAAAACGAAGGAGGGGGACTCTTGA
- a CDS encoding Ger(x)C family spore germination protein, producing the protein MKKLLLLPFILLLSGCWDTNQPERMYYLYSIGIDFQDDEYIMYAQIIDFTNIAKSEQPNPEATQTEVGIARGRTFNEVFFNLYKTMDERLFLGQLEYVVFSEDAIKAHKGSAIVNSFIRYRELRYKTWTYITDEPLEEIMLATPILNKAITLSKVADPTSLFGQSSLIQPISFREILINVDEPSHSAIIPFLELSDNWSTEKGADSVYSIKSVSLVNSKDGYLGRLTGDDVRGLQWMTDKTKRGNITIEMEGFAEKYVTNIVETVKPTIRPIINDDSVHFEIDVKCVVKGIESLNNALMAESKKKMEEEIKKEIETTYLAALKLNVDVFRLSEVVYRKHNKAWKKFHIDGTVPLNENSIRSINVEIVKMNGERVISDNIQQGHGQ; encoded by the coding sequence TTGAAAAAGTTACTCCTCCTCCCATTTATCCTTTTACTTTCTGGGTGCTGGGATACTAATCAGCCTGAGCGAATGTATTATCTGTATAGTATCGGAATTGATTTTCAGGATGATGAATATATTATGTATGCACAAATTATCGATTTTACAAATATCGCCAAATCCGAACAACCAAATCCTGAAGCAACTCAAACAGAGGTTGGTATTGCTAGAGGTCGCACATTTAATGAGGTTTTTTTTAATTTATATAAGACGATGGATGAACGATTATTTTTAGGTCAGTTGGAATATGTTGTATTTTCTGAAGATGCTATCAAAGCACATAAAGGCAGCGCCATTGTCAATTCCTTTATTCGCTATCGAGAATTGCGTTATAAAACCTGGACCTATATTACGGACGAACCATTAGAAGAAATTATGCTTGCAACTCCCATTCTAAATAAGGCCATCACCTTATCAAAGGTAGCCGACCCTACTAGTTTATTCGGTCAATCTTCTTTAATTCAGCCTATCAGCTTTCGAGAAATTTTGATTAATGTGGATGAACCAAGTCATTCGGCCATCATTCCATTTCTTGAACTAAGTGATAACTGGTCAACAGAAAAAGGGGCAGATAGTGTATATTCGATTAAATCTGTTTCTTTAGTAAACTCAAAGGACGGATATTTGGGACGATTAACAGGTGATGATGTTCGAGGGCTTCAATGGATGACAGATAAGACCAAAAGGGGAAATATTACAATTGAAATGGAGGGTTTTGCCGAGAAGTATGTAACAAATATCGTCGAAACGGTAAAACCGACAATTCGCCCTATTATTAATGATGATTCGGTCCATTTTGAAATCGATGTAAAATGCGTTGTGAAAGGGATTGAATCTTTGAATAACGCACTTATGGCGGAATCCAAGAAAAAAATGGAGGAAGAAATAAAAAAGGAAATTGAAACGACCTATTTAGCCGCATTAAAGCTGAACGTGGATGTTTTCCGTCTATCCGAGGTTGTTTATCGAAAGCATAATAAAGCGTGGAAGAAATTCCATATAGACGGCACTGTACCACTAAATGAAAATTCAATTCGCTCCATTAACGTAGAAATTGTCAAAATGAATGGGGAACGTGTTATATCAGATAATATTCAACAAGGACATGGGCAGTAA
- a CDS encoding 5'-3' exonuclease: MTKPHLLIVDGMALLFRSFFASAAMKQFIRLDDGTPSNGVQGFARHVLTAQNLMKPTHLAVCWDMGAHTFRNDLFDGYKANRPAPPEEMLPQFDMAKEVSDMIGWQNFGTKGLEADDLIGSMIEKWKDEAQITVISGDRDLLQLLNPTTTIAFTKKGYSEYDVYTETRFVEEYGIAPKQFAEVKAFMGDTSDGYPGVKGIGPKTALQLIQNHGSIDGVLQALPTLKPGQRIKISENKDMLHLSHQLATINCAAPIEAELDALRLQAYTPELFNSVEQKGYRLIAKHARSLK, translated from the coding sequence ATGACAAAACCGCATTTATTAATCGTTGATGGTATGGCACTTTTATTCCGTTCATTTTTTGCATCGGCTGCGATGAAGCAATTTATTCGCTTAGATGATGGCACACCGTCAAACGGGGTACAGGGCTTTGCGCGTCATGTATTAACCGCACAAAACTTAATGAAACCAACGCATTTAGCTGTTTGCTGGGATATGGGGGCACATACATTCCGCAATGATTTATTCGATGGTTACAAGGCAAATCGCCCAGCACCCCCAGAAGAAATGCTGCCACAATTTGATATGGCTAAGGAAGTATCCGACATGATTGGCTGGCAAAATTTCGGGACAAAGGGTTTAGAAGCCGATGATTTAATCGGATCTATGATTGAAAAATGGAAGGACGAGGCACAAATTACCGTTATTAGTGGTGACCGTGATTTGCTGCAGCTACTAAATCCAACAACTACAATTGCTTTTACGAAAAAGGGATACTCAGAATACGATGTGTATACAGAGACGCGCTTTGTTGAGGAATACGGCATAGCACCAAAGCAATTTGCCGAAGTGAAGGCATTTATGGGTGATACAAGTGATGGCTATCCAGGCGTTAAGGGGATTGGTCCGAAAACCGCACTACAATTAATTCAAAATCACGGCTCGATTGATGGCGTGCTACAAGCTTTACCAACATTAAAGCCAGGTCAACGAATTAAAATCAGTGAAAATAAAGACATGCTCCACTTATCACATCAACTGGCAACGATTAATTGCGCAGCGCCAATTGAAGCCGAGCTGGATGCATTACGTTTACAAGCATATACACCGGAGTTATTTAATTCTGTGGAACAAAAAGGCTATCGTTTAATTGCCAAGCATGCGAGATCATTAAAGTAA
- the hutH gene encoding histidine ammonia-lyase — translation MIQLNGKNLTIEQMASILYGNQKVAIVDDAKQKVAKSREAVERIVQQDKTVYGINTGFGKFSDVKIVEKEVSKLQLNLIRSHACGFGEPFPLYVAKAMMVLRLNALLKGFSGIRLEVLERLCYMINEDVIPVIPQQGSLGASGDLAPLSHLVLALIGEGEVFVQGERRPAKEVFEQRGLPKIELQAKEGLALINGTQAMTAQGIVNYIEAEKLAYASEWISAMTMEALYGIIDAFHPAVHEARGMQEQMDVAMRMRHWLEGSALITHQGDKRVQDPYSLRCIPQIHGASWQVLNYVKEKLELEMNAATDNPLIFEEGNLVISGGNFHGQPIAFAMDFLKIGVAELANVSERRIERLVNPQLNEGLPAFLSAKPGLESGAMILQYSAASLVSENKTLAHPASVDSIPSSANQEDHVSMGTTGSRHARMIIGNVRNVLAIEAFCAAQAVEYRGVEQMSPKLREKWEQIRKIVPSMREDRIFSADVNRIIDYLLPCD, via the coding sequence ATGATTCAATTAAACGGTAAAAATTTAACAATCGAACAAATGGCGAGTATTTTATATGGGAATCAAAAAGTAGCAATTGTCGATGATGCCAAACAGAAAGTGGCCAAAAGCCGTGAAGCTGTCGAACGAATTGTGCAGCAAGATAAAACAGTGTACGGTATTAATACAGGCTTTGGTAAGTTTAGCGATGTTAAAATTGTAGAGAAAGAAGTCAGTAAATTGCAGTTAAACTTAATCCGGTCTCATGCCTGTGGATTTGGTGAGCCATTTCCACTATATGTTGCAAAAGCCATGATGGTATTACGCTTGAATGCATTGCTAAAGGGGTTTTCAGGCATTCGTCTAGAAGTACTTGAGCGACTTTGCTATATGATTAATGAGGATGTGATCCCAGTTATTCCACAGCAAGGCTCGCTTGGCGCATCAGGTGATTTAGCGCCGCTTTCGCATTTAGTGCTGGCATTAATTGGCGAGGGAGAAGTGTTTGTTCAAGGAGAGCGTCGACCAGCGAAGGAAGTATTTGAGCAACGAGGCCTTCCGAAAATTGAGCTACAAGCAAAGGAAGGTCTAGCGCTTATTAATGGAACACAGGCAATGACGGCACAGGGGATTGTTAACTATATTGAGGCCGAAAAGCTAGCATACGCGAGCGAATGGATTTCGGCGATGACGATGGAGGCATTGTACGGTATTATTGATGCCTTTCACCCGGCTGTTCACGAAGCGCGTGGGATGCAAGAGCAAATGGATGTTGCTATGCGTATGCGTCATTGGCTAGAAGGTAGTGCGCTGATTACGCATCAAGGGGATAAGCGTGTACAAGATCCATATTCGCTGCGCTGTATTCCTCAAATTCATGGAGCGAGCTGGCAAGTACTAAATTACGTCAAAGAAAAGCTAGAGCTTGAAATGAATGCAGCAACGGATAATCCATTAATTTTTGAAGAGGGCAACCTTGTTATTTCAGGTGGGAATTTCCACGGACAACCGATTGCCTTCGCGATGGATTTTTTAAAAATTGGTGTTGCGGAATTGGCAAATGTTTCAGAGCGTCGCATTGAGCGTTTAGTGAATCCACAGTTAAACGAGGGGTTACCGGCATTTTTAAGTGCCAAACCTGGATTAGAATCTGGCGCGATGATTTTACAATATAGCGCAGCCAGCCTAGTATCGGAAAATAAAACACTTGCACATCCCGCATCGGTTGATTCGATTCCATCTTCAGCTAATCAGGAGGACCATGTGAGCATGGGAACTACGGGCTCACGACATGCGCGTATGATTATCGGAAATGTCCGCAATGTATTGGCGATTGAAGCATTTTGTGCTGCACAAGCTGTAGAATATCGTGGGGTCGAACAGATGTCACCAAAGCTACGTGAAAAATGGGAGCAAATCCGTAAAATTGTACCAAGCATGAGGGAAGATCGTATTTTTAGCGCGGATGTGAATCGAATCATCGACTACTTATTACCATGCGACTAA